A segment of the Microbulbifer sp. THAF38 genome:
ATGTTGAACATGATCGAGTGGTGGATCTGCTTGGTTATGCCACAGGACGAAATTGAGGATATTGCGCGATTCAAAAATCTGAGTGATGAGCAAAAGCAGCTCATGCTTTCGGCGAAGAAGGAGCCGAAGAAATATACAGAAGGTGTTGTGCTCTCAGAAAACATGGAGGCACTTTTCCGAAATGTACCACCATCTCTTTTCCTGAGTCTTGCTGGTACAGAGAAAGATGAAAAAACTGAACGCGCCAAGTATATGAGGCAGTTCGGTATCTCCGAAGTTGAAGCGGCTGAGTATGTTGGGAAAATGATCGACAGCTACCGTGGCATTGCTGATGAACCAGAAAACCCTAAGCCTCGCAGGGTGAGGGATAAGGAAAAGGTTTTAGCTCAAGAAACCTTAGCCCGATTGGAGCGCGAAAGAGCTGCACTGAGCGCTGAACAGGCAGACATAAAGGTTGTTGAAGCACTCCGGGATGATCTTCTGGCGGATGAAGAACAGGAGGTTACCTCGTGAACCTCCTGAAATTGTTAGTTCCTATCGTTGCCCTTGCTTGTGCCTCAGCGTCTGCGGAGGACATTTATAGCATTCGGATATTCCAGAATGATGCAATTCAAGTACAACAGGATATCCGGCTACCTCTAAGAACTCCCGTTATCACTCACAACCTTGATGCTAAGGAACACTCGGAAAGAAAGCTGAAAACCTTAGTTAAAAGTAAAGTTGATGAGGTACCTAAGCGAGGTAGTGTTAAGGAAGCCTATTTGTCGGCCTTTAGCGATATACAGAACGGACCACAATGGAATGCAATTTATCAGGAAATTGTCGCCAGCACGGAGCCTGAAGAAAGAGCAGTTCGATATGGCATCAAGAAAATACCAGCCATTGTGATTAACGATAAGTACATCCTGTATGGCATTCACTCATTGGAAGAGGCGATACGGGTATACGCAGAGAGAGGTAAGAGGCAATGAGAAAAGTATTCTTGGCTGTGGTCGTGCCATTACTAATTTGTGTGTCCTCCCTGGCATTTTCCTACCCGGATTCATGGGAAAACTTTGATCCCAACAATCTTGACGGTGCTCGTGATGAGACGATCGGTAATACTCAGGAGTTGCTCGAAGAACGAGGAACTATCGAGTGCATAGCCTGCCATGGTGAGCAGGATGACGAATATGAGGGCGTCATTACCACGACCGAGATTGTAACGGAAACAATGTCTGCCGCGCTTGCTTGTTTGGACTGGGAGGTTAGAGGTATATGCATATGGATGACTTGCGTCCTTGTGGCATGTGAATTCGATTTCTCGGTTAAGGTTAAGAACTTTGTCCCGGAGTTGACTATTCAATCTTATGACCGAGCGAATGGTGAGCCCTGGACTGAATCACAAGACCTTAACCAGGTATCACAGGGCGATGCGGATTCATCGTGGGTTACAACGATTATTAGTTGGATTGAAGACTATAACGTCGGAAACGTAGGGATTCGTGGCGGTGTCAGTACCGAAGGTTCCAAGAAACAACACGCTAACCTGCATTTTAAGCTGGTAGATGCATACGGTAATCCAGCAATCACTGCCTTCAACTCACTGGCTTCATCTGTAGGTGGATATGTTTGTGAAGGAACAACCACCATGTTCTTCCCCTATTTTATTTCCAACCTGGACTCCATTGCATGGCGATGGGACGTACCAGAGATGTTTTACCCAATGTCTTGGTTACCTCTGATCCAAACGTGGGACCTGGGTAATGGCGGAACGGATATTTATGGATTTGAAACTAAGACTAATAACTATGGTGCTATCTATCCCAGACATGGGTTCATGACCTCCCAAGACCCATTGAAAGCGGCAGTTTTATCCGCGTTCCGATCAGCCCACTTCATAACTCGCTCTGGTGAGCCGCACCTGTATTTTTCAATCGACGAAGATGATGAGCCAGGTTATTGGCCACCAGGTCCATTGGACCAAGATGATAAGGATACAGGCCAGTGGCAAATGCTTTACCCCTACGAAGAGGACGGGTGCAGATCATTTCCTTACAGTGACAATGAATCAAGTCGTCGTCGTTCACAAGACGGTAGTTATGTTTGGAACTTTTGGCGTGCCTTTAAGTGCTGCGAGCAAGAAGGTGCAATTCTGATCTTTCACTCGGGTTGATAGTCAGGGTGCGTTGACTCAAACGAATTAAGGCAATCTAAGGGGAAATATGATGATTAACATAAAAACAAGGCTTGTAGCGATAGCGGCGACAATAGCACTTTCAAATGTAGTTCTTGCCGATAGCCGGGAACATTCACCTCGCCTTAAAGGCGCGACAGAGTATCAAATTGGTGGTGGCTATTTTTCAGATGCACCAACAAGAGTCCAAACGGTACCGGTGCTGGAATTGGGTGTCGGTTGGGATATGAATATGGAGTGTGGAGAGTTTGACCCGCGTATTTCAGTGAGCAACCAGCTCAATGGCATTACCGAGGGGTTCCGGGACATGATGGATAACATCATCCAATCCGCTACAGGTGCAGTGGCGAGCTTGCCTGCACTGGCAATTCAGCGTGCTAATCCTGGTCTTTACGACCTGCTGCAACAGGGTATTTTGCAGGGCAAGATGGACTTTGAATGGGCAGAGACTTCCTGTGAGGAAATGTCTCGTGTTCTGATGGGAGAACAATCGTTCCCGTTTGAGAAGTACAAACTCTCCATCAAGACCAATAACTGGGCTAAGGAGATTAATACCTCGGGTGGCGATGCTATCCGGGCAAAAAAAGCTCTGGATGACACCAACCACGGCAATGGTGGTGCCGAATGGGCCTGTGGCGTTCCTAAGGGCGGAACTGGACAGCAACCGATTAAGGCACTGAGTGATGTAGTGCTTGTTGGATACAATATTATGTTCGACAGGGGAAATAGTTGCGCTACATCAACACTTTCTGGAACACCAAAAAATCTGGCATCTCCATTATGGCAATACTGGAATGGCCCCATGCTGGCAGCAAAATGGGCTACTGCCGTGCTTGGCGACATAGAAGTAAGAACCTGCGATGGCTGTAAAAAAATGCATGGGACTCCTGGTAAAGGATTGACCTACATGCACCGCGACATGACGGATGTACTTATGGACGATTTGGAAGATCTCGTTACAGGTGCTACCCAGTTAACCTGGCAGAACCTAAATCGAGTCTCGGCTGCTCCAGGAGTAATCATCAATGACACCATTATCATGGCAATTCGTAAACGTGATTCTCTGGGTCAGGCTGAGATGATTAGAAAGCTGGCTGGTGAAATTGCCTATGCAAGGCTTGTTGAGCAGGGACGTTTACTGACACAACTATTAAGAACCGGCGTCAAGGAGCCGAATATTGCTGCATTTGAACCTGCAAAATTAGTAGTGAATGACTCGATTGATCAATTGCAAGTTGAACTGGATCAGTTGGATCATGAAATTAAGACCAGAAAAGCGATTGCTAAAGAAACCATCGTCAAGATCATGGGGCTTGAGGAAAAACGTATTCAGGAAACAATAATTCATGATCGGGCAAAGGCGACTGGGACTAATCAGTTGGGGACGCCGTGAATGAAAAAGCTTGCAAAAATGTTTCTGATAACTGGGGGTGGATTAATTACACTTCTGGTAGGAGGAATGATCATATCTGCATTATCCGGACATTCACCGCAACAGATTAGAGAGTTGAATTTAATTCAGGAATGGCTATGGTTCCGAGTGATATTTTACGTTCTAGTGGTTCTATTATGGCAATATCTTTCCAAGAAATTGGCAGCGTATATTTGCAAAAAAAATAAAGAGCTACCTGAGGGAAGCTGTGAAGAATTGGCTTTAAAAATTAATAAGCGGCGTTTTCATGTGGCTGCGATGTTCCTTTTTTTTGAATTGATAATTGTCCAGCAATTGGGGGCACAGTCATGGTAGCGAATAACCTCATTGAAGTTTATTCACTCATGTTTGCCTGGGGCATGTACGGAGCAATATGGGACATTCTCACTGGCTCTGGTATAGCCCTGGTACCTTTCATCGTAGCGATAATTAGTAACTTCGCGGATAGCTACACGGCCGGAAATGATGCCGATGACGTAATCCGGGATCTTGAATTTCGTGTCGTTGCTATTGTTTTAGTTCTGATACTTTGCGTAATACCATATAAGGGATGGGGTGTATCACTGTCGGCAGTAAAGTACGATATTGCGGTTAATGACTGCAATCCTCCTCCTAATACACAAGGGGACGGTGATAACACAGGAACAAGTTTGGATGACAGATTTTCCAGTATGGGTGGTGGATTGGAAATCCATAAGCCGGTGGCCTGGTCATTTATAACTTTCATCTCCAGCGCAATCACGAACACTGCAATTAAGTCGATGCAGTGCGTTAACAACTACGAATTCTTGCTCATGCGTATGAGTAATATCACAGTTCAAAATGATGTGCTGCGTGAAAGGCTTGGGGACTTTTACGAACAATGCTACTTGTTGGCTCAGTCACGTTACAAGGCAATTGGTGGTACCGTGCCAGCGAATGTTACTGAGCAAGATGACATTGACTGGGTAGGTTCCAGGATATTCCTCAATACGGTAGATGAATACTACTCGCACGAGGAGGCATTCATGGAGGATATGGAAAGGTATGGGTTCTCCCGGCAACAGGCCATAAGGGATTCTGATGCAGCAAGAACTAGAGGCGCGCATCCTTACTGTAAGGAAGTTTGGCTAGGTGAGGAGGGACCGGGAGTTGTTAATGAAGCACTGGGCCTACGTCAGCTCATACTAGAAGATATTCCAGAAGATGATGCAGGGGATGTGCTGGAAGATTGGATGGATTGGGGTTATAGAGTTGTATCTCCAGTCAATTTAACTGATACCGTAAAACAAGACCTGTTCATCAAGACGATATTACAAGCGGAGGCTGCGAATCTTCAGTCCAGGACAGAACTGGATATGTCAGGCACGCTCGATACTGATCGAGCTTGGGGGAAAGCAATTTATGATCTTGTTGTTGGTGGTACTGGTGCAGCATTGGGCGTGAGAGAATTTTTGCAGGCCAGTACAATAAGACAGCTAATGAAAATTGCAGGTCCAATCGTACTCGCACTAATGCAGATGGTAGTGATTATGGCATCACCCATTGTTATGGTTTTAGGCAACTTCCGTTTTACTGCCTTTACCGCACTGGCGATTACCTATTTTTCACTTGAGTTCATTAATGCAATATGGGCTGCATCTTACTGGATGGACAACAACCTACTTGCGTACTATGTATCTGAGGCAAGATGGTTTGACAACCCGGCAAACAGTGCGATATTGACCGCAGTGACTGGAATGTCAACAGTATTCCTTCCTGTAATTTGGTTGGCCATTATAGGCTACGCTGGATCAGGAATGGTCAGAGGGATGGGTGCAATGGGTGTTGGCGGAGGTACGCCACTAGGCTCGCAGGCCTTCTCAGGCCGCTTTAAAAGACCCAAAAAAAACAACGGTAAATAAAGGTTAGTTTAGTGTGGAAAGCCCCTTCGTGGGGCTTCCCGTTTTATGAGAAAGGCTTGGGAGGTTCGTTGTCGTAATAGTGTTGAGGATGAGCTTCCCAAATGTCGTCAACAGTTCGTTCATCAAAGCTGCTTTCAATATCGTCTTCCTCTTCATCAATGATCGAAAGCAATACTACTGAAAATAGAAACGTAATTAACCCTATGAATTTAAATAGGAACCACCGCAGCAGTCTATATGGCCAATATTTTTCCATGTACGTATCCATTGATTGTACTCCTTGAAATATCGCTTGCTTTAAGCCTAGCCAAACTAGAAATAGCCGGGTAATGGTTGCTGCCATATGTGCTCCTGGAGAAGCGAGTTGCCAGTGCTTACCAGAGAGTAAAGGTCCCAGGCCGTATCCGATCAGAGCGACTAAACCAGTGAAGAGAAGGATGAACAAGCCTAGTGCGTTGTAGTAGCGCTCACGACGATTGAACCTGTACAAAAGTATAAATCTCCCCAATCAGATCATAAAATAGCCAGTTCGGTCCAGCCCTTATAATTCGGGACATAGCGGACATTATTCCAATGGTTATTCACCTGTTTCTGTGGGTAAATACTTGGTTTACGCTGCCACCTCTTGCCAGTCCCAAGGGGTGAAGCGGTTTTCCAATGACTCCAGCAGCTCAAGAACGGCTGTCTCACCCTGTGCCAAGGCCTGTCGAACGTCTTCAATGTTGACCACATCCTTCTCATGATCCATCCAAGACAAGTGCTGAACATCCGTTCCATTGGATCGAAAGTGGAATTCCCCGCCACTTTTACATATAGGCTCCCTCCAGTAGTAGCTATAGGAGATGTCCTGTTGGCGTAGATGCTCCAGTATCATTTCCAGGCGAAAATCTCCTCTGCGATCCATGCCGCTGATCTGGAGTTTGGTTGTCCCTTCGCAATCAATGAGAAACCGGTTAGTAACCTCAATCTCGCCTGATGTGAATAGAGCCGCTACCTTATCGAGATGTATGGCGCGGACAATCAATGTGGCTTCAATGCTCATAACTCTGTTCCTTTAGTTAAAAAAGAGATAGTTGTGTTTCTCTCAATCCCTATTCAGATTACGGGAAATGTTTACTTAGCTTGTTTGCGAGATCAGCTTCGGCAACAAGCCTAGTGTTTACTTGAAATCGCGGGTCAAGTGCTTCCTTAGTCTGCTATTGAAGGTTCTTTGCACATGTGTATTCCTCTGCATTCGAAAACTATTTTCAATTACAGAGTCTCACGAAAGATTGGACTAGCAACTGTGTTGGGATTTATGAACAGTAAATCTCCAAGAATATTCCCCGTGCTGCCTGCTCCGCTTTCAAACACATATCCACATCAAAGCAACCAAAGCGGCAAGCTGCGTGATCAAAGCCAAGTTTCTCTGCCAGACGCCGATAAGCCTCACTTCTGGTGAGCCTGCCAGACTTATAAAGCGCGCTTTGCTTACTGCCTGGCATTGTCACTCCAATGAACCCGGGCCGATAACCTAGAAAACTTTCGCACTGACACGTGTCAGTCTCTCGGTTTTTCTTTCGTAATTCTTATTGAGTGCAATTTCAAGTGAGCGCCAAATAGGAATTTTCTTTATATTTCATGGTGTTAGCGATTGGTTACGTAGGTGACAGCATCGAGTACTCGAGGACGGCGGAGCACTACCAGCGGGCCAGCCTACCGTGGCCGCAGGGCAGGTAACTTACCCCTAAAAACTTACACACTGACACGTGTCAGTGCCCCGATTTTCCCGCCAGAGTTGCCTGCCAGCAAACATTCCCATGAAGGCCCGGTTTTGCTAGTTTTGAGATAATCAGATGGCACATTAATGACCATCATCACAATCACGAGATATGGTGCATTTGTGATAATCAGGGGATACCTATGGCTAGAACTAGACCTGTGAATAGGTTGAAGTCAGTCACTGTGACTGGCTCAGGACAGGCTGAGATCGTGGAGCAACCTAAGCAGCTGGCTCATATCCTGTGGGCAGCTTCGCGGGGCGATACAGGGAAGCGGAATGTAGCGCTCATTTGGATGTTATTTGGTAGCGGACTAAGGATCAATGAAGTCGCACAGCTAAAATTGGGGATATATACCACCCAACAGGTGAGCTAAAGCAAGCTTTTAGGCTGCCTGGAACATATACAAAGACTGGGAAGCCTCGAACGGTATACCTTTTGGTTCCACAGCAGAGAGATGCACTAGAGGATCTTAGGGCGCAGCGCATAGAGGATCGTGTAATGCTTAGTGAAGATGGGGCTTTTGGTGGGCTTGCACCAGATAGTCCCGTATTTCTATCTCTGAAAGGTAAACAGTGGCGCAAGCTATCTTTCAATTTCAAGAAATACCCAGATGCCGATGGAAATATAAAAACAACTCTGGTGTGTGGTTCACTCGAAAACCTTGCGCGAGACCTTATAAAGCAAGCCGGAATTCATGGCGGTTCTAGCCATAGCGGGCGACGAAGCCTAGCAAGCTGGATGGATCGTAAGGGGTTTGACCTTCAATTGATTCAAGACATTTTGGGTCACTCGACAGCAGACATGACCTTAATTTATATCGATCCTTGGGAAAAGCGTATCAAGGAAGCATTTAAGAACTCTTGTTTAGGGTTGAAGCTACTTGAGTTTCATCAAGAACTGCGGTGAAAAGACGGCAAGGCAGGTTCCCACCTTTCCCCTGACGGAATTGGTTAATATTTTGCTTTTGTACTCCGATAAGGTTGGCTAGCTCCACATCGGTAGTGAGACCTAAGCGAGCTTTGACTTGATCAATTATTTCGTCTGGGGTAAGAATTTTCTTCAAAATGGGTAAATAATATATTGACCTATAATGCGGTACATAATATATTTACTCTTAGCAGGAAGCAAGGGTTGGATGCCCAGGAGAGCAGGGATGATGAGAGAAGAGGCAAAAACTAAGTCAGGTCACATCATCTTTCTTTGTGAACTTAGAACATGGAAGACGGAGCACCCAAAATACGGGATTAGTTACGCAAGCACTGGAGTTCTAGACGGTAACAACAAAAAGAGAATTAGGCGTGCATTTGCGGCCCTTAAAAACTCCACAGCGTCTCATATCGATGAAATGCGAGAGATCGCCCATTCAGCATATTGATCTGTATAAAATAGATATAGGGAGATTATACGTGGACATTGAAGTTGACCAATTAGTAAGGTCAGAGTGCCCAAAAGCAACTGAAGGTTAAAGTGCGATGAGTTTTTATATGAATAAGAAACTACTTTTTCAGTGCAAGCATTATATGACGCAGTTCGTGTTTGATACCGCCGCACTGGAAGATTCACCTTTCACATTGCCAGAGGTCCAAACGCTGTTAGATGGGATAACAGTTGGTGGGCATACCCTGAGCGAGCAGAACCTGGTGCTAAACCAGAAGGCCAGCTGGGAGAAGCTATTTGGACTGATCGAGGCCGAACGCTTCGCAGTGACAAAAGAGGTAGCGTGCAGTCTTCAAGACCTGGTTGCCAAAGAAGAGGCCCTCGATTGGGGCTGTTTTAGAACTGGCAATGTACGAATCTCTGGTACTGAATACATCCCACCAAAGGCTGAGAACCTGGATGCCAGGTGGAACGAAATGATCGGCAAGCTGGGAACGATTCAGGACACTAAGGTACGGGCTTGCTCCCTATTTTTGCAGATGGCCCGCAATCAGTTCTTCTGGGATGGGAATAAGCGCACTGGCCGGCTGATGATGAATGGCGTTCTGCTATCTGAGGGTATTTCCCCTATTTTGGTGCCTGCAAAAGCAAAGCTTGAGTTCAATACCAAAATGATCCGGTTTTACGATAGCGGCAATGAATCTGAGATGATTGATTTTTTGGCAAAGTATCACGTTGACTTTGGGTGATGGACAACCATTTGAAAGGAAGCAAAATGTCAGATTCCGATAACGGTCAATGGACCATAGAAGAACAAGATAGCTTAATCAGAGCGATAGAGTCCCGTTCCAGTATTAGCGGAATAATTGAAGAGGCTCAAAAAGAGATAAATCGTTCTGATAAATCAATTCTAAGACGGCTGAAGAAAATTGGATATTCTCCAAAAGCCGTTGGGAAATATATTGCCGGCTCAAATCTAGGTATCTAGGAGTATGATTATTGTTGATAGCCCCTTTCATGTCTCTTTCTCATCGGAGCGTGAACTTCCATCTAAAGCATGTACCGGAAAATGCAAAAAGATTTGGTGGGAGTCTGATTATGATGAGACAGATGATAAAGGCGTATGTCTTCAATGCGGTTCAAGCTTAGGTTGCGCAGTAAAAGGCGTACATTTTAAAATTGTTTATCAGGCAAACCGTAATCTTCGTGTAAAGGACTTTAAGCCATATAAGAAAATGTCTAATGAGGAAATCGAATATATGAGGGACATGATAGAAAGAGGCGTAAAAGTTAAGCATATCAGTGTAGTGAAAAGTAAGTTTATTGAGAAAGCTAAACGCGAATGGTGTTAGCCAGCTAGCAAGGATTAAGCAGGAATATGAAATTCCAGGTGATCGAAACGGCAGAGGATGCCTATAGCCATATTCAATGCCCAACCGGCAACTACGCATCATTATGTGGATTAGATGGTGATGATAATGATCCCTGGTGCACTCAAAGAATTTCTGGTTGGTCTGATAAAGTTACTTGTCCAGATTGTATTATGATTTGGAAGGTTGCCAGGTCCGTTAAACCTAAAAGTATTTCCCAGAAGTAAGAAAGGGCATTTAAGGAGATCATAGGAATATGAAGAACAAACTATTTAGAAAAGGACTTCCTTACTTCGCGGTTCTCATGACCATTTTTTCTGCTTGCGCGGCAGGATTCACAGCTAGCTTTTCGATGCCGCTTGCGGTGTTGATTCTAATCATAACCCTTTTGCAAGGAATCGGTTATACGTGGGTTAGAGAGAAGATAATCAAGCCACTCGAAATAAAAGAAGCATTACAAACCTAGCTAGGTGGGAATATGACAGTTTTTGGAATACCGTTTAGGAAACCGGATCAGAAAGACTTGCTTGTTATCAGTCTGATCATTTTAGGAATGCTGGCCATAAGTATTCCTCTGGCAGACGCCATCGAGGTAAAACCTCAGACACTCTTGGCCATGGACCATGGCTGGAGCTTCTGGTGGCTTTCTCAGTGCATCGGGTATCCGGGCAACTGAGGGAAAGAAGCAGTTCCTAATAATTTCAATAACCGCTTTGATCTTTGCGATGTTTGGTCACTTTCTTGGGGTCTACTTACTAAAACTCATTGCCGGATAGAGGTTGGAATATGACTGAGAAGAATGAAACTCTGGACCGAGAACAAAAAGCTAAATGGGATGCTGGTGTGGCTGCCGCTAAGCAGGCAATGGCAGAGTCAGACAGACCAATTATGTTAATGGATGAAATGTCTGGGGTGGGATTGGAGCCAGATATAGAGGCGATGGGCTGGAATTCTGTCTGGGCCTCCGAAGAAAACAGTGCTCGCTGGACAGCATCTAGCCAGAACACTGATAAGGTTTAAGGTAGGAATATGGCAATCTATCAATGCTT
Coding sequences within it:
- a CDS encoding site-specific integrase: MLSEDGAFGGLAPDSPVFLSLKGKQWRKLSFNFKKYPDADGNIKTTLVCGSLENLARDLIKQAGIHGGSSHSGRRSLASWMDRKGFDLQLIQDILGHSTADMTLIYIDPWEKRIKEAFKNSCLGLKLLEFHQELR
- a CDS encoding conjugal transfer protein TraG N-terminal domain-containing protein, with translation MVANNLIEVYSLMFAWGMYGAIWDILTGSGIALVPFIVAIISNFADSYTAGNDADDVIRDLEFRVVAIVLVLILCVIPYKGWGVSLSAVKYDIAVNDCNPPPNTQGDGDNTGTSLDDRFSSMGGGLEIHKPVAWSFITFISSAITNTAIKSMQCVNNYEFLLMRMSNITVQNDVLRERLGDFYEQCYLLAQSRYKAIGGTVPANVTEQDDIDWVGSRIFLNTVDEYYSHEEAFMEDMERYGFSRQQAIRDSDAARTRGAHPYCKEVWLGEEGPGVVNEALGLRQLILEDIPEDDAGDVLEDWMDWGYRVVSPVNLTDTVKQDLFIKTILQAEAANLQSRTELDMSGTLDTDRAWGKAIYDLVVGGTGAALGVREFLQASTIRQLMKIAGPIVLALMQMVVIMASPIVMVLGNFRFTAFTALAITYFSLEFINAIWAASYWMDNNLLAYYVSEARWFDNPANSAILTAVTGMSTVFLPVIWLAIIGYAGSGMVRGMGAMGVGGGTPLGSQAFSGRFKRPKKNNGK
- a CDS encoding integrating conjugative element protein, which gives rise to MMINIKTRLVAIAATIALSNVVLADSREHSPRLKGATEYQIGGGYFSDAPTRVQTVPVLELGVGWDMNMECGEFDPRISVSNQLNGITEGFRDMMDNIIQSATGAVASLPALAIQRANPGLYDLLQQGILQGKMDFEWAETSCEEMSRVLMGEQSFPFEKYKLSIKTNNWAKEINTSGGDAIRAKKALDDTNHGNGGAEWACGVPKGGTGQQPIKALSDVVLVGYNIMFDRGNSCATSTLSGTPKNLASPLWQYWNGPMLAAKWATAVLGDIEVRTCDGCKKMHGTPGKGLTYMHRDMTDVLMDDLEDLVTGATQLTWQNLNRVSAAPGVIINDTIIMAIRKRDSLGQAEMIRKLAGEIAYARLVEQGRLLTQLLRTGVKEPNIAAFEPAKLVVNDSIDQLQVELDQLDHEIKTRKAIAKETIVKIMGLEEKRIQETIIHDRAKATGTNQLGTP
- a CDS encoding zinc-finger-containing protein; the protein is MPGSKQSALYKSGRLTRSEAYRRLAEKLGFDHAACRFGCFDVDMCLKAEQAARGIFLEIYCS
- a CDS encoding DUF1525 domain-containing protein, translated to MNLLKLLVPIVALACASASAEDIYSIRIFQNDAIQVQQDIRLPLRTPVITHNLDAKEHSERKLKTLVKSKVDEVPKRGSVKEAYLSAFSDIQNGPQWNAIYQEIVASTEPEERAVRYGIKKIPAIVINDKYILYGIHSLEEAIRVYAERGKRQ
- a CDS encoding TIGR03756 family integrating conjugative element protein, giving the protein MRKVFLAVVVPLLICVSSLAFSYPDSWENFDPNNLDGARDETIGNTQELLEERGTIECIACHGEQDDEYEGVITTTEIVTETMSAALACLDWEVRGICIWMTCVLVACEFDFSVKVKNFVPELTIQSYDRANGEPWTESQDLNQVSQGDADSSWVTTIISWIEDYNVGNVGIRGGVSTEGSKKQHANLHFKLVDAYGNPAITAFNSLASSVGGYVCEGTTTMFFPYFISNLDSIAWRWDVPEMFYPMSWLPLIQTWDLGNGGTDIYGFETKTNNYGAIYPRHGFMTSQDPLKAAVLSAFRSAHFITRSGEPHLYFSIDEDDEPGYWPPGPLDQDDKDTGQWQMLYPYEEDGCRSFPYSDNESSRRRSQDGSYVWNFWRAFKCCEQEGAILIFHSG
- a CDS encoding Fic family protein, yielding MNKKLLFQCKHYMTQFVFDTAALEDSPFTLPEVQTLLDGITVGGHTLSEQNLVLNQKASWEKLFGLIEAERFAVTKEVACSLQDLVAKEEALDWGCFRTGNVRISGTEYIPPKAENLDARWNEMIGKLGTIQDTKVRACSLFLQMARNQFFWDGNKRTGRLMMNGVLLSEGISPILVPAKAKLEFNTKMIRFYDSGNESEMIDFLAKYHVDFG